Proteins co-encoded in one bacterium genomic window:
- a CDS encoding DMT family transporter translates to MSDPRPDGTTAPEGAKPRNVSAAYASPSAGDGTTAPEGAKPRGVGRAAGVATIVLTLLGWSSVPLFLRHFTGSMDPWTSNGWRYGFAALLWAPVVLLGLRRRNLPRGIFRAALVPGIVNAAGQVFYTWAHYKVEPGLLSFGFRTQIVFVAIGAYALFPDERRLVRMKGFWGALGLLVLGAAGTLFLGEGPLPAASAVGFGMAVLSGALFAAYYLSVRKCMSGYPSIVSFAVISQYTAAIMVALMLLVGTDLGAAPARLPGGELSLLLLSAVIGIALGHVFYYVAIKELGVAASSGVLQVQPICVAVGSWFLFGEKLAAGQWAGGALAIIGALTILLLERRASAVGGPA, encoded by the coding sequence ATGAGCGATCCCCGGCCGGACGGAACGACGGCGCCCGAAGGCGCGAAGCCGCGGAACGTCTCCGCGGCGTACGCGTCCCCGTCGGCCGGCGACGGAACGACGGCGCCCGAAGGCGCGAAGCCGCGGGGCGTCGGCCGCGCGGCGGGCGTGGCGACGATCGTCCTCACGCTGCTCGGCTGGTCGAGCGTGCCGCTCTTCCTGCGCCACTTCACCGGCTCGATGGACCCCTGGACGAGCAACGGCTGGCGCTACGGCTTCGCCGCGCTCCTCTGGGCGCCGGTGGTGCTGCTCGGCCTGCGCCGCCGCAACCTGCCGCGGGGGATCTTCCGCGCCGCGCTCGTGCCGGGGATCGTCAACGCCGCGGGGCAGGTCTTCTACACCTGGGCGCACTACAAGGTCGAGCCGGGACTGCTCAGCTTCGGCTTCCGCACGCAGATCGTCTTCGTGGCGATCGGCGCCTACGCGCTCTTCCCGGACGAGCGGCGGCTGGTGCGGATGAAGGGCTTCTGGGGCGCGTTGGGGCTGCTCGTCCTCGGCGCCGCGGGAACCCTCTTCCTCGGCGAGGGGCCGCTGCCGGCGGCGAGCGCGGTCGGCTTCGGGATGGCCGTCCTCTCCGGCGCGCTCTTCGCGGCCTACTACCTGAGCGTGCGCAAGTGCATGTCCGGCTATCCGTCGATCGTCTCGTTCGCGGTGATCAGCCAGTACACGGCGGCGATCATGGTCGCGCTGATGCTGCTGGTCGGGACGGACCTCGGCGCGGCGCCGGCGCGCCTCCCGGGCGGCGAGCTGTCGCTCCTGCTCCTCTCCGCGGTGATCGGCATCGCGCTGGGGCACGTCTTCTACTACGTCGCGATCAAGGAGCTCGGCGTCGCCGCCTCCTCCGGCGTGCTGCAGGTGCAGCCGATCTGCGTCGCGGTCGGCTCGTGGTTCCTCTTCGGCGAGAAGCTCGCGGCGGGGCAGTGGGCGGGGGGCGCGCTGGCGATCATCGGCGCGCTGACGATCCTGCTGCTCGAGCGGCGCGCGTCGGCCGTCGGCGGCCCGGCCTGA